The following are encoded in a window of Amphibacillus xylanus NBRC 15112 genomic DNA:
- a CDS encoding SDR family oxidoreductase, whose translation MKPIHHNLKGKVAVVTGGGGVLCGSMAKELAKHGMKIAILNYPKEYGDQTAEAINDAGGEAISVFCDVTKHDVVTQAKDEVIKAFGRVDLLINGAGGNHPGGSTTNEYYNEADVANEEVRSFFDLTVDGFNHVFNLNLMGTLIPSQVFTKELLKTKGSIINMSSMSAPSPMTKVPAYSAAKAGIENFTKWMAVHFGETGIRVNAIAPGFFLTEQNRQLLTNEDGSFTPRTTKILSQTPMNRLGKPEDLHGALLWLADDEYSGFVTGISVPIDGGFMAYSGV comes from the coding sequence ATGAAGCCAATACATCATAACTTAAAAGGGAAAGTTGCAGTAGTCACAGGTGGCGGAGGAGTTCTGTGTGGCTCGATGGCTAAAGAATTAGCTAAACATGGAATGAAAATTGCAATCCTTAATTATCCAAAAGAATATGGCGATCAAACTGCTGAAGCAATCAACGATGCTGGTGGTGAAGCCATTTCAGTATTTTGTGATGTAACAAAGCACGATGTTGTTACGCAAGCTAAAGATGAAGTTATTAAGGCATTTGGACGTGTTGATCTCTTGATTAATGGTGCGGGTGGAAATCACCCTGGTGGATCGACAACAAATGAATATTATAATGAGGCTGACGTAGCGAATGAGGAAGTTAGAAGCTTCTTTGATTTAACAGTTGATGGCTTTAATCATGTGTTTAATTTGAACCTCATGGGTACATTAATTCCTTCTCAAGTATTTACAAAGGAATTATTAAAAACTAAAGGGTCAATTATTAATATGTCATCTATGAGTGCACCATCTCCAATGACAAAAGTTCCAGCATATAGTGCGGCAAAAGCTGGTATCGAAAACTTTACTAAATGGATGGCTGTTCACTTCGGAGAAACTGGAATCCGTGTTAATGCTATTGCACCTGGTTTCTTCTTAACAGAACAAAATCGTCAACTGTTAACAAATGAAGATGGCTCATTTACGCCACGTACGACAAAAATTTTATCACAAACACCTATGAACCGCCTTGGAAAACCTGAAGATCTCCACGGTGCACTATTATGGTTAGCTGATGATGAGTATAGTGGGTTTGTTACTGGTATTAGCGTGCCAATTGATGGTGGATTCATGGCATACTCAGGCGTTTAG
- a CDS encoding bifunctional 4-hydroxy-2-oxoglutarate aldolase/2-dehydro-3-deoxy-phosphogluconate aldolase, whose amino-acid sequence MLTALKRDKLVAIFRKVPNAAAIETAKAVVRGGINFIEITMDAPNADLQIKEVSSYFKGEDVFVGAGTVLSVEMAKKAIEAGAQFLVSPNLDEAVVKYCQTQNIPMFPGVLTPTEAERANQLGCSFVKIFPAGSMGASYIKNLKGPLSHIDFMATGGVNLDNIQSFIKNGAAAIGLGSQLVDLNKINDGNFESIESVAKQYRELAKGVSND is encoded by the coding sequence ATGCTAACTGCATTAAAAAGAGATAAATTAGTAGCTATATTTAGAAAGGTGCCAAATGCAGCTGCGATTGAAACGGCTAAAGCAGTTGTTCGTGGCGGGATTAATTTTATTGAAATAACTATGGATGCACCAAATGCCGACCTACAAATAAAAGAGGTTAGTAGTTACTTCAAAGGTGAAGACGTATTTGTTGGTGCTGGAACCGTATTAAGTGTTGAAATGGCTAAAAAAGCAATTGAAGCAGGTGCGCAATTCTTAGTGTCACCTAACTTAGATGAAGCAGTAGTTAAATACTGCCAAACACAAAATATTCCGATGTTCCCAGGTGTACTCACACCAACTGAGGCAGAACGAGCTAATCAACTAGGTTGCTCTTTTGTTAAGATTTTCCCAGCTGGATCAATGGGAGCGTCATATATTAAGAACTTAAAAGGCCCACTCAGCCATATCGATTTTATGGCAACTGGTGGTGTGAATTTAGATAACATCCAATCGTTCATTAAGAATGGTGCTGCTGCTATTGGATTAGGCAGTCAACTAGTTGATTTAAATAAAATTAATGATGGTAATTTTGAGTCAATCGAATCAGTTGCAAAGCAATACAGAGAGCTTGCAAAGGGTGTTTCCAATGACTGA
- a CDS encoding sugar kinase, translated as MTDVVTLGETMVLFQPSSQGKITDSQYFLKSIGGAESNVALALARLNHPVRWISKLGNDPFGKLILRTLQAENVNVEHVITDSENPTAVFFKEARPLRDPAVYYYRKHSAASHLSVDDFDDQWLLGARHLHMTGITPALSHDSFLLTEAIMKRARELGLTVSFDPNIRFKLWSKEEAKEKLLRLLPYSTIFMPGEDELAFLYPEVESTEDAVKQIHELGVDLIVIKKGEQGSYASLKGKTIAKPAFKIEHVIDSVGAGDAFCAGLLHELLKGDLKNITLSQLELALVTANTMGAYATQFKGDWEGAPTEEELNDLLGKSTLIDR; from the coding sequence ATGACTGATGTTGTAACTTTAGGCGAAACAATGGTTTTATTTCAACCGAGTTCGCAAGGTAAAATTACAGATTCACAATATTTTCTAAAATCAATTGGTGGAGCTGAATCAAATGTCGCGCTAGCATTAGCGCGACTCAACCACCCTGTTCGATGGATCAGTAAATTAGGAAATGATCCATTTGGAAAACTCATTCTAAGAACGTTGCAAGCAGAGAACGTGAATGTTGAGCATGTAATAACAGATAGCGAAAATCCAACTGCGGTCTTTTTTAAAGAAGCAAGACCATTACGTGATCCTGCTGTTTATTATTACAGAAAGCATTCTGCTGCAAGTCATTTATCAGTTGATGACTTTGATGATCAATGGTTATTAGGTGCAAGACATTTACATATGACTGGTATAACACCTGCCTTAAGTCACGACTCCTTTTTATTGACAGAAGCTATCATGAAAAGAGCCCGTGAGCTCGGTCTAACTGTGTCATTTGATCCTAATATCCGTTTTAAACTATGGTCAAAGGAAGAAGCGAAAGAGAAGTTATTAAGGCTTTTACCATATAGTACAATTTTTATGCCGGGCGAAGATGAATTGGCTTTCCTATATCCAGAAGTGGAATCAACAGAGGATGCCGTTAAACAGATTCACGAACTTGGTGTTGATTTAATTGTAATTAAAAAAGGTGAACAAGGTTCTTATGCATCATTAAAAGGCAAAACAATAGCGAAGCCGGCATTCAAAATTGAACATGTTATTGATTCAGTTGGTGCAGGTGATGCGTTTTGTGCAGGCTTATTGCATGAGCTATTAAAAGGGGATTTGAAAAATATCACCTTGTCTCAGTTAGAGTTAGCGTTAGTTACAGCGAATACAATGGGTGCGTATGCGACTCAATTTAAAGGAGATTGGGAAGGCGCCCCAACAGAAGAAGAACTAAACGATTTATTAGGAAAATCAACTCTAATTGACCGCTAG
- the uxaC gene encoding glucuronate isomerase, whose amino-acid sequence MRPFIHDDFLLQSEAAQWIYHDYAKNLPIIDYHCHLSPAEIANNQKYETITEIWLAGDHYKWRAMRALGINEHYITGDAPAIEKFQKWASVVPKTIGNPLYHWTHLELKRYFNIDVLLSESNWKEVWEETNRLLQQDDFRAQALITRSNVEAICTTDDPLDSLEHHDRIRQNDQFKTKVLPTLRPDRLIEIGEEDFIDYLTQVEQRYQIEVTNWDKMKQLVDEIVASFHAKGCRLADHGLQRLPFVRSTTIRLERILSKKRLGEDLSRSEIDQFKTEMLILFAHAYHQRNWVMQWHIGAIRNNNQRMFKQIGKDSGYDSIDDFNLAKSLNGLLNAIDVTDQLPKTIIYNLNPNHNEVIATAIGNFQSGEVVGKVQFGSGWWFNDQKMGMERQLNDLAHFGILSSFVGMLTDSRSMLSYTRHEYFRRTLANLLGDWVEQGLVPNDRELVGQVMSDISYYNAKRYFSF is encoded by the coding sequence ATGCGTCCTTTTATTCATGATGATTTTTTATTACAGTCAGAAGCAGCTCAATGGATATACCATGATTACGCAAAGAATTTACCGATTATTGATTATCATTGCCACTTGTCACCGGCTGAAATAGCTAATAATCAAAAATATGAAACGATTACTGAAATCTGGCTAGCTGGTGATCACTATAAATGGCGTGCAATGCGTGCGCTAGGTATTAATGAACATTATATAACAGGTGATGCACCTGCTATTGAGAAATTTCAAAAGTGGGCTAGCGTTGTTCCGAAGACAATCGGTAATCCGCTTTACCACTGGACTCACTTAGAATTAAAGCGATATTTTAACATTGATGTTCTATTAAGTGAATCAAATTGGAAGGAAGTTTGGGAGGAAACCAATCGCTTATTACAGCAAGATGATTTCCGTGCCCAAGCATTAATAACCCGATCAAATGTTGAGGCGATCTGTACAACAGATGATCCACTTGACTCACTTGAACACCATGATCGTATTAGACAGAATGATCAATTTAAGACTAAAGTTTTACCAACATTAAGACCTGACAGACTCATTGAAATTGGTGAAGAAGATTTTATAGATTATCTAACTCAAGTTGAACAGCGTTATCAGATTGAAGTAACAAATTGGGACAAAATGAAGCAGCTAGTCGATGAGATTGTAGCATCATTTCATGCTAAAGGCTGTCGACTTGCAGATCACGGTCTCCAACGCCTGCCATTTGTTCGTTCAACAACGATTCGTCTAGAGAGAATTTTATCTAAGAAACGCCTTGGCGAGGATTTATCTCGTTCAGAGATCGATCAGTTTAAAACAGAGATGTTAATCTTATTTGCTCATGCCTATCATCAAAGAAATTGGGTTATGCAATGGCATATTGGAGCAATTAGAAATAATAATCAACGTATGTTTAAACAAATAGGTAAAGATTCTGGTTATGATTCAATAGATGACTTTAATCTAGCTAAATCGCTAAACGGATTGTTGAATGCAATTGATGTAACTGATCAGTTGCCTAAAACAATTATCTATAATTTAAATCCAAATCATAATGAGGTGATAGCTACAGCTATTGGGAATTTCCAATCAGGAGAAGTTGTCGGTAAAGTTCAGTTTGGATCAGGGTGGTGGTTTAACGATCAGAAAATGGGTATGGAACGTCAGTTAAATGATTTAGCGCATTTCGGCATTTTATCTAGTTTTGTTGGAATGTTGACAGATTCAAGAAGTATGTTGTCCTACACTAGACATGAGTATTTCCGTAGAACATTAGCGAATTTATTAGGTGATTGGGTGGAACAAGGCCTTGTGCCAAATGATCGCGAACTGGTTGGTCAAGTCATGAGCGACATTAGTTACTACAATGCTAAACGGTATTTCTCATTCTAA